The following are from one region of the Populus trichocarpa isolate Nisqually-1 chromosome 8, P.trichocarpa_v4.1, whole genome shotgun sequence genome:
- the LOC7482890 gene encoding MLP-like protein 328 has protein sequence MALHGKIETTLELKSSAEKFYKVWRSQSFHVPKHASKHIQGVDIHAGDWETAGSIRIWQYTIGGKAGVFKEEVSFDDENKIITLNGLEGDVMKIYKVYRPVWQLTPKGSGCLAKLTIEYEKLHPEVPVPEIYVDLMVHMTKDIDEALSTE, from the exons ATGGCACTACATGGAAAGATTGAGACAACATTAGAACTCAAGTCCTCCGCAGAGAAGTTCTACAAAGTGTGGAGGAGCCAGTCCTTCCATGTTCCCAAACATGCTTCCAAGCATATCCAAGGAGTTGATATACATGCAGGTGACTGGGAGACTGCGGGCTCTATCAGGATTTGGCAGTACACAATCG GAGGGAAAGCCGGGGTCTTTAAAGAGGAGGTTTCCTTCGATGATGAGAACAAGATCATAACTCTTAATGGTTTGGAAGGAGATGTCATGAAAATTTACAAGGTCTATAGGCCCGTCTGGCAGCTTACACCAAAAGGCTCGGGCTGCTTGGCAAAACTGACCATTGAATACGAAAAACTCCATCCTGAAGTCCCGGTTCCAGAGATTTATGTTGATCTTATGGTTCATATGACTAAAGACATCGACGAAGCCCTTAGCACGGAGTAA